One Geothermobacter hydrogeniphilus genomic window, ATCAGCCTCTAAGGTGTCGCGGAGAAGACGCCAGAAAGCCGCGTTCCGGCTGATCGTCCTTCTGCTGGTGACCATCCTTGGCGGTTGCGTCGTCATCGGCCCGCAGCCGGACGGCGAACTCGGCCGCCGCCAGCGGCAGCATGCCGAGCAGCTGATCAAGGGGCATGACTACCAGGCGGCGGCGAAGGAACTGGCCCTGGCGACGGCCAACCTGCCCGATGACAACGAAACCGCCCTGCGTTATGGTGAGGTCCTGGAAGCGCTTGACCGCCAGACCGAAGCGGCCGGCGTCTACCGCCGGGCACTGAAGAACGACGGCGACCGGAAGAACCAGCTGCGTTATCGCCTGGCGCTGCTGCAGGCCCTGCAGCTCAACCAGTTGCCCGAGGCGGTCGCCCTGCAGCGGCAACTGCCGCCGGAAACCTTTCAGGCCGGGGATCTTCAGGCCGTCATCCTGCTGCAGCAGGGCCGAACACGCCAGGCCCTGATCCTCCTGGCCGACCTCGCCAAAAAGGTTCGCTCCGAAGATCAGGCGGCACATATCGCCTACCACGCCGCCCTCGCCTACCGTTCCCTGAAGGATGACAACAACACTTACAGCAGCCTCTACCAGGCGATCAACCGCGCCGAGAACCTGGGACTGATTCAACAGATCCAACGCTTCTGGAACCATCCGCAACCGGCGGGAAGCTCAACCAACACTCCCGGCAAATGAATCGCAGCCGGGATGGCGTTTTTTTCGCGCAACCGGCAAAAAAAGCGTTGACACCCCAAAACGGCTTTGTTATAAACAGCTTCGCTTTGAGGGGCTATAGCTCAGCTGGGAGAGCGCTTGAATGGCATTCAAGAGGTCGGCGGTTCGATCCCGCCTAGCTCCACCAAGAAAAACAAGAGGTTAACTCGCGAGGGTTAACCTCTTTTTCTTTTTGCATCGGTGAGTTCATGCCGGCCATCAGCCTGACCCTTCCCCTGTCCCGTTTCGATCCTCTCGCGGTCCAGCTGCGCCTCGCCGCGAACGGTCCCGGCTTTCTGGAAAGCGCCAACCTCGCTGACCGGACCGGCCGCTACAGCATCGTGCCGCTGCGGGTCCGCGAAACCTGGCAGCTGGACCGGCGGGAGCGCCTGGTCCGGCAAAAGGACGGGAACCGGCAGCTGCTGGCGGGGGATTGCTGGCAGCTGCTGCAGCAGCACCTGGAGCAGAACAGCTGCACCGGAGGCGGGTTGTTCCCGGGCGGTTTTTTCGGCCTCTTCGGCTATGACCTGGCCGGCAGCATCGAGCATCTTCCCCGACAGGCCAGGCGCGACCTGCCGATTCCCGAGCTCTGGCTCTGCTGGGTCGACCTGACCGCCGTCTACGACCACCGGGATCACCTCCTGACCCTGGCCGGCCTCGACGACAGCGTTGATCTCGCCGCCTGGGGCGAACGGGTGATCGACGCCTGCCGGGAAAAACTGCCTGTGGCAGAGGTCAGCCTGCGGCAGCCTTCGCAACCGGTCCTGAGTGAAACTGACTTCAGGACCATGGTCGATCATGCCAAGGATTACATCCGCGCCGGCGACATCTACCAGGCCAACCTCTCCTGCCGCTTCGATGCCCGGCTCCAGGGACCGTCCTGGGCCCTTTATCAACACCTGCGCAAGGTCAACCCGGCCCCCTTCGCCTGCCTGCTGCGCACCCCCGGAGTTGAGCTGATTTCCGCCTCGCCGGAACGACTGGTCAGCCTGCGTGACGGGATCGCCGAAACCCGGCCGATCGCCGGCACCCGGCCGCGCGGCTACACCCCGCCCGAGGACCACTCCCTCGGCGAGGAACTGCTGGCCCACCCCAAGGAGCGCGCCGAGCACATCATGCTGCTCGACCTCGAGCGCAACGATCTCGGCAAGGTCTGCCGTGTCGGCAGCGTCGAGGTCGACGAACTGATGGTGCTGGAGCGCTACTCCCACGTCACCCACATCGTTTCCAATGTCCGCGGTGAGCTGCGACCGGAATGCGGACCGTTCGAGCTGGTACGGGCGATGTTCCCCGGCGGCACCATAACCGGGGTGCCGAAAAAGCGCTGCATGGAAATCATCGACGAACTCGAACCGACCGGGCGCGGCAGCTACACCGGCAGCGTCGGCTACCTCTCGGCCAACGGCAATCTCGACCTGAACATCCTGATTCGCGGCTTCCAGCGCTGCGGCGATCACCTCAGCTACCAGGTCGGCGCCGGCATCGTCGCCGACTCGGACCCGCAACGCGAATGGCAGGAGTGCCTGGCCAAGGGCGCCGCCATGGCCCAGACTCTGGAGGGGCTGTGAGGATCATCATCAGCGACGGCGAACCGGTGACCGGCGGCAATCTGCAGGTGGATGTCGAGGACAGCGGCTTTCTGTACGGCGATTCCCTGTTCGAAACCCTGCGTGCCGAACAGGGGGAACTGATCTGGGTCGGGCAGCACCTGGAACGGATCGAGACCGCCTGTCGGCTGAGCGGCATCCTCTTTGACCGGCAACTGGCGCAACAGGGGCTGGATGAGGTCTGCCGCCGCAGTGGCAAAACAACGGCGCGGGTCCGGCTGACCGTCAGCCGCGGCGGTCCCGACGGCAGACCACGGCAACTGGTCACCGCCTGCCCCTATCAACCCCCGGCGACAGAGAGCTACCGTAACGGCGTGGACTGCGTCTACGCCGCCAATCGCCGGGTCAACGCCGTTTCCCACCTGCCGCAGATGAAGCGCGGCAATTACGCGGACTGCCTCTACGCCTCCCGCCAGGCACGCGCCGCCGGTGCCTTCGAAGCCCTGTTCATCGAACCGGACGGGATGCTGCAGGAAGGCGCGATCAGCAACCTGTTTCTGCTCGTTGACGGGGTCCTGCTCACCCCACCGGCCGGAGACCTGGTGCTGCCCGGCATCGCCCGCGCCGAGATCCTCAAGGCGGCAAAGAAGATCGGCCTGCCGGTCAGGGAACAGCCGCTGCACCGGAAACTGCTCGCCGACTCCGCCGAGGTCATGCTCAGCAACAGCCTGTTCGGCCTGATTCCGGTCCGCAGCATCGCCGGGCACAACCTCCCGCGCGGCCCCCTCGCAGCGACCCTGCGCAAACAGCTCGGTTTCCCGTTCGATTCGACTTGACCACTCGGGTTCGGGTGATTATAATTTCGACGCTTTTGCCGAAGTGGTGGAATTGGTAGACACGAAGGTCTCAAAAACCTTTGCCTTCGGGCGTGCCGGTTCGATTCCGGCCTTCGGTACCATCATGAAAACAGGGGACCATGCGGATACGTGGTCCCCTGTTTTTGTCTGCGCCCCTGCCGATAGATTGACCGGGGATGCGGAACTATTGTTGCTGAACGGGATAATAATTCACGATCACGGCAACTTACAGCAATTTTACCGTCTTGCAGGCCCACCCCCATCGAGACCCATCGACTGTCAAGAATCCCCGGGCAGGGAAATAACCCTTGACTTCTGTACCGATCGGTCCACATTATGAATTCATGGCGACAGGCAGACCAAAAGAATTTGATTATGATCAGGCGCTCAAGGCTGCGATGAAGCAGTTCTGGTCCGTTGGTTTTACCGCGACCTCGCTGCAGGATCTGTTGCGCGTCATGGGGCTGTCCAAAAGCAGCTTCTACCAGACGTTCGGCAGCAAACATGAACTTTTTCTGAGATGTCTTGAGCTCTACCAGTCCAGGCTGATCCAGAGGCTGAAAGGGCAAATGGCGGGGGAATGGTCGGGGATCGGTTTTATCCGCAATCTGTTTTCCGAAGTCATCCTGGAGGCTTCCCGACCGGAAAAGTATGGATGCCTGCTGGTCAATACGGCGGGAGAATTCGCACAACGGGACACCGAAATTGCTCAGCTTGTCTCCCGGGGCCTTGAAAAACTCAGGCAGCTTTTTCTGCGCGCCATCCGGCAGGCGCAGAGCCAGGGGGACGTGGAATCGGAAAAAGATGCTGAGCTGCTTGCCCGCTACCTGGTCACAACCATCTGCGGCATCCGCAGCATGATCAAGGGGGGGACCGAAAAAAAAGATCTGGAGATGGTTGTGAAAATTGCCCTGGGGGTATTGGGCTAAAAAAATTTCCCCCATTGGGGACCGAGCGGTCCAATAATTTTACCTGAGCAGAGGAGAACATCATGAATCGCATTGCCCTTGTCACGGACCAGAACGCCAATGAAAAGGTCGCCGCCATCTTCGCCGAGTTCGTGGAAACCCTGGGGGTGATGGAAATTTTTGCCGGATTCTACCGCTTTCTCGACGCCTTGCAGGGCCGATCGATTTTTGAAGCACCCCATTCGCCAAGCAATTCATAACCCGGATTCTGCCCGGAGGACTCTATGCCCCACTTACAATTTGAAATCAATCGCAGCCTGAAAGAGGCCGAAAAAATCACCATTGCCACCCAGGCAAGACAGCTTTTTTCTGCAGTGATGGACACCGGAACCGATCACATCAGTATCTCGATACGTGAATTTCCTGCCTGCAATCTCTCCATCGGCCGTGCACATGAACCGGAAAGAGGCATCGCCCTGGTCAATGCTGATATCAGGGCGGGACGGACCATGGAACAGCGGCGGGAGTTGACCCTCGGATTTATGGACCTGCTGCACCGTACCCTGCAGATTCCCAAAGAACAGATGTATGTCACGCTGACCGAACACAAGGGCGAGGATTTCCATCTGCAGGAGAGGTTCCTGGCGAGTTGGCAGGAGGGGGAAGACCCTTTGGTGGACTAGACGAGGGTGGTGAGGTGGATACGACCTCGATTTTTGTCTGCGCCCCCACAGCCCCTGCCCGGTTCGGGATTCCACTTCAGAGTGAAGACAGTGGATGTTAGGATGTTTCAACAGTGGAGACGATTTCCCGACAGGAGAGGACGATGGACCTAGATCTGAGCAGCCTGAAAAAAGTCGTGGCGTCTCTTGATGCCGTTCTGGCCGAAACCCGCAACCTGACATTCATGAACAGCCTGACGCCGGTGCAGAAAAACGCCATGATCGCCGGAGCAATTCAGAATTTTGAATTCACCTACGAACTCTGCTGGAAATTTCTCAAGCGCTGGATGGAAAACAACATCTCCAGTGAAAGTGTCGAAGGCATTACCCGCAGGCAACTCTTTCGTCTGGCCGTCGAGTCACGCCTGATCGACGATGTCGAGCGCTGGATGATCTTTCACCGTGCCCACAATCAGACCTCGCATGTCTACGATGAAGAGGTCGCCAGGGATGTCTACCAAAGCGCGACCGAATTTCTCCCCGCAGCCAAAGCCCTGCTGGCCGCCCTTGAAGCCCGCAATGATTGACCTGCCGCAAGACACCCTGGAATCGATCAGGGACATTCTGCACCGGTTTGTTCCCGATGCTGAAATCCGCGCCTTCGGTTCCCGCGTCAAAGGAACCGCCAGGTCACACTCCGACCTCGACCTGGTGGTGGTTGGAGCGGAGCGGTTGCCGCGTGATCCCTACTACCAACTGCAGGATGCTTTTGAGGAATCGTCACTGCCGTTCAGGGTTGACGTGCTTGACTGGCATCGAATCTCACCGGAATTTCGCCGGCATATTGAACAGGGGTACGAAATTATTGTTGCCGGAAGGGGATGACGATTCGACGATTACAGGCGCTTATGACAGACTTGCCATCTTGCAATTCTGCCCCCCCTGTTTCTGTTCCCCCGGTTTTTCGGGGGTGAACGCTCCGTGACGGTTCCGGTTGGCACCTGCCTGGGTGTCGACCTCAACACGGGCGAGGCTGATTGAGAACGGAGCGGACCTTGCGCAGCAGACGTTCACGTGTAAAAGGCTTGAGCAACAGTTCGTCGTAGGAGACGGCCATCTGGTCGAACAACTCCTGGTCGGCATAACCGGACATCAGGATCACCTTAAATCCGGGATGATCGGCAACCAGCCGGCCGGCCAGTTCGGGACCGGTCATTGCCGGCATGACCACATCGGTCAGCAGCAGCGCAATGTCCCGGTTGCCGGCGGCCAGAGATTCCGCCTCCGCCGGTGAATTGGCGGTCAAGACCCGATAGCCGGCCTCTTCCAGCAGCAGGCGGGTGGCGGTCAGAACCTGCAGTTCGTCATCGACCACCAGCAGGGTTTCGTTGCCACTCAGGTCACTGGGGGCAGGATGCTCCTGGCGGGATCTGCCGGTTTCGCAGGAGATGGCCGGCAGGAAAATGGTAAAGCAGCTTCCCCGTCCCGGTTCACTTTCGACCTCGATGGTTCCCCCGTTTTGCCGAACGATGCCGTAGACGGTCGCCAGCCCCAGTCCCGAGCCGCGACCGCCGCCCTTGGTGGTGAAGAAAGGGTCGAAAATCCTCTGGCGGGTGGCCTCGTCCATGCCGGTGCCGTTGTCGCGTACCGACAGCAGCAGCTGGCCGTCGGGGGCTTCGCCATCGGCCTTCTGCCGGTGAAAGGCCGTACTGAGTTCAATGACGCCCTGAAATCCCGGAGTAATCTTCTCCTGGATGGCGTCGCGGGCGTTGATCACCAGATTGAGCAGAATCTGGTCGAGCTGGGCCGGGTCGAAGCGCAAAGACGGCAGTTGCCCGCCGCGATGAAAGCGCAGCTCGATGTCTTCACGGACCAGCCGGCGCAGCATGATCAGGGATTTGTCCACCCGCTGGTTCAGGTCGAACAGTTTCGGCCGGGTGATCTGTCGGCGGGCGAAGGCAAGAAGCTGCTGGGTGATTTCCGCCGAACGTTCCGCCGCCAGCAGGATCTGTTTCATGACCGGTGTCAGCGGATGATCCTCTTCCAGCCGCTGGCAACAGAGTTGAGAGAGGGAGAGGATGACGCTGAGCAGATTGTTGTAGTCGTGTGCCACGCCGCCGGCCAGCTTGCCGACCGCCTCCAGCTTTTCCGTCTGGCGCAGCCGTTCTTCGAGCCGTTGCTGCTCGGTGATGTCGCGGCGCATTTCGATCACTCCGGTCAGCGCTCCCGCTGCATTCCGGGTCGGAATGCAGCGCAACTCCCAGATACGTCCCTGGTTGTCGATAAAGATTTCCATCGCCTCCCGGCCGGTCTGCATCGCCCTTCGCCCCGGACACGGTTCGCTGGTGGCGTGACATTCGTGAAATACCTGCTGGCAATGGCTGCCGACCAGTTGGTCGACGGTCAGGTCCAGCTGCTTTTCGACTTCGCCATTGGTCCACAAGATGACATTTTCGCCGGAGATGGAGCAGAGCATGTCGGGCAGAGCATTGAGCAACTGGCGGAATTCGTTCGACAGGGTGCGGTAGCGTTCCTCATTCTCCCGGGCCCTGCGGGTGGCGTCTTTCGTTCTGAGCAGGGCCTGGATGGTCGCTCGCAGCACGGCCGGCTCGACCGGCTGGGTCAGATAGGCATCGGCTCCGAGTTCCAGGCCTTCCACCCGGTCGTGGTCGTCGATGGCGGCGGCACTCAGGTGCAGGATCGGCAGATCGGCGGTTCGCGGCTGGTTCTTCAGCTGCCGGCAGACCTGTCGGCCATCCATGTCGGGGAGCTTGACGTCGAGAACGACCAGGTCGAATTCTTCGGTCAAGGCACGTTCCAGGGCCTGCTGGCCGTTGGTTGCCTCCTCGACGCGATAACCACCCTGCCGGAGCTGCCTGGCGGTCGTGTAGCGGTTGGGTTCGTTGTCGTCGACCAGCAGAATCCGCGCCGGCCGGGTATCTGATGGGGTCATTGCGCCTCCCTGTCGGAGAGTTGCAGTCGCCGGGGAATCTGCAGAGTGAAACAGGAACCCCGACCAGGAACACTTTCAACGGTGAGATCACCGCCAAGGGCGTGGGCGAGTTTACGGGACAGCGGCAATCCGAGGCCCGTCCCCTTGACCCGGCCCTGCAGCCGGTGGTCGATCTGGGTGTATTCTTCGAAAATCCGCTCCTGGTCCTCGGGCGCGATGCCGATCCCGGTGTCGGTGACCTGAAAGCGGACCTGGTCGCGCTGCGTGTCGTAGTCAGCCCTGACCCTGACTTCCCCCCGCTCGGTGAACTTGAGAGCGTTGGAAACCAGGTTGCGCAGTATCTGTGCCAGTTTGTTCTCGTCCGTTTCCAGCAGCGGAAAGTCGTCGTCGACGTCTTCCACCGCCAAGACCACCTGCCGCTGCTTGTCGCCCAGGGTCGGTTTGAGCATGCCGCGCAGAGAACTGAGCAGCTGGCCGGCACTGCAGGGAGCGACCCGCAATGTCATCTTGCCGGCCTCGAGTCGGGCCAGGTCGAGCAGGTCGTTGACCAGGTCGGTCAGATTTTTCGACGCGAGATGGATGTAGCCAAGCTGCTTGCGCTGCTCGGGATTCAGTTCGCCGTCGGCTTCGTCGAGCAACAGCTGGGCCAGGCCGAGGATGGCGTTGAGCGGAGTGCGGAATTCATGGCTGAGGTGGGAGATAAACTGGGCCTGCAGCCGGTTGATCCGCTGCAGGTGATCGGCCTTTTCTTCCAGTTCCCGGCTCAGGAAGATAATGCCACGGTTGGTGTCGGTCAGCTCGCGGTTGAGCTGTTCCAGTTCCTGCTGTTTCTGCCGCAGGCTGGCCATCGCTGCCAGAAGTTCCTGGTTCTGGCGCTGAATTTCTTCGTAGGGACTTTGCGGTTGCTGCCGGCACAGACGGCGGATCAGCTTCTGGATGAGATCGGGGGTGGGGGAGGTCTGTTCGGCCGACAGGGCCTTGCCGACCAGAACCCGGGTGCCGTCGTGGCTGGATGCCAGGTCGAAAAGATCCATGATGCGCTTGACGCCTGCCAGCCCCCGCCCCCTGGTGTGGCATTCGTCGCTGGCGCCGTCCTGCGCGGTCTGAGGGTTGCCGAAACCGGGCCCCTGGTCGTTGACTTCGATCAGCAGCCGGTGGTGATCGACGGCGAAACGGACGCGACCGCCACCTGCGTGGCGGAAGGCGTTGCGGGCCAGTTCCGATACCGCCGTGGCGATGCGCGAGATGTCCTGGCGGTCAAAGCCGAGACCGTCGGCGATGGCCGCCGCCCGCTGCCGGGCCAGAACCACATCCTGTTCGTAGGCGATACGCAGGGTCAGAATGTGTTGTCGCATGGCTCGCTCCGTCGGATTGCCAGGACCGCGACGTCATCGGCACCGCGACGATGGTCGCGGCAGAGGACGGCCGCCGTCAGCAGGGGGTGGCGTTCGAACAGGCCCGGTTTGACGGCCGGATCCCAGCGGGACGACAGGCCGTCGCTGTGCATGATCAGCAGGTCACCTGGTTCGAAAGCCGATTCGCTGGAACGCAGGCTGGCACGGATATGACCGGCGATGCCCTGCCGGGAAGGCAAATGATACCACTGCCCACGATGCCGGTAGCGGACGGCAATATTACCGAGACCGACATGGATCAGCCGGTTGCTATTGGCATCGATCTCGATCAGGGCGACTGCCCCGCCCCGGGTCGGCCGCAAAGCTTCATGGATCTGCTCGAGCCGGCTGACGATCGGTTCACCCCGGGCCTGCAGAAAAGAGGTGACGGCCGCTTCCGCTGCTTCGGCGGCATGGATGCCGTGGCCGAGACCGTCGCAGAGAAGGCAGCAGAGCCGTTCGTCCATCTGGTCGATGGCCCAGGTGTCACCACAGACCTCCTCGCAGCTGGCCGGCAGGCGGAAGGCACCGGTTATGAACGGAGACGGGAACAGGTCGGGGTGTGGCCGGCTCCAGATGCGGCAGATGACGGCGGTGCCATGACGGGGGCGGGCATCGATATCGAACAGGTCGGACAGCCGTTGTACGGCGCCGAGACCGTTGCCGCAGGTGCCGGCGGTAGAATAACCGTCCTGCAGGCTGCGTTCGACATTGCTCATGCCGGAGCCGGTGTCAAGGGCGACAATGTCGATGCCGGGAACGGCTGTTTCGGTGATCTGTCGCAGGACAACCTGTCCGCTGCTGCCGGCATGGCGGATGATATTGTTTGCCAGTTCGGTGCAGACGATTGCCACCCGTCCCAGAGATTCTTCGTCAAAGCCGGTTGCTTGGCAGAAAGCCGTCGCCTGGCGGCGCAGTTCTCCGACGTCGGCGTCGTGGCGGATGTCGCAGAGTATCTGATCGCGCATGTCAAAGAGTCCAGCCGATGATGGTGACGCGGGTTCCCTGACCGGGAGTTGACTGAATGATGAATTCGTTTGCCAGCCGCTGGGCGGCACCGAGACCGAAACCGAGCCCGCCGGCCGTGGTGTAGCCATCGGTCATCGCCTGTCTGATGTCGGCGATGCCCGGCCCCTGATCGACAAACTCCATCTTCAGCCCCCGGCGGCCGGAGCGTTCCAGCACGTCGAAATGGGCCTGACCGCCACCGCCATGTGTCAGAACGTTGCGTCCCAGTTCACTGGCGGCGGTCACCAGCTTGGTCTGGGCGACCAGACGAAAACCGAGCTGAATCAGTATCTCCCGACAGGTCTTGCGCAACAGGACCAGATCTGATTCCTGTCGCAGTTCAATCGTCTTGCGGCCGGTCATGATCCTGCGCCTTTCGAACGAGGCCCGGAACAGCGGCCAGGTGTTTCTGCAGCAGGGCCATGCCCATCTCGACGTTGAGGGCGGTGAGAACGCCTTCGAGTCGCATGCCCAGTTCCACCAGGGTGATTGCCACGGCCGCCTGCATGCCGACCACCACGGTGACGGCGTCGAGCAGACGGGCGGTGGCGGCAATCTCTCCCAGAACCCGGCCGATGAAGGAGTCGACCACGTCGAGGCAGGAGATGTCGATCAGCACCCCCCTGGCACCGGTTTCGACAATGCGCCTGCTCAGTTCGTCCTGCAGGTCGAGAGCCACCTGGTCGGCCATGTCGATCTGGATACTGACCAGCAGGCAGTTGTCGACTTTGAGAATGGGGATTTTTTCCATGCCTCACTCCCGTTCGCGTTTGCGGACGGTCAGTCCGCGCAGGGCAAAAGCATGGGCGAGGGCTTCGGCCAGGGTGGCCTTGGTGGTCACGTCCTGGAAGCCGACACCGAGATGGACCATGGTCTGGGCGATCTGCGGGCGGATGCCGCTGATCAGGCATTCGGCGCCCATCAGGCGTGCTGCGGCGACGGTTTTCAGGATGTGTTGGGCGACCATGGTGTCGACGGTGGGGACGCCGGTGATGTCGAGAATGGCCACCGTGGAGGAGGTGGCGACGATCATGTCGAGCAGCGATTCCATGATGCTCTGGGTGCGGGCGCTGTCGAGGGTGCCGATGAGAGGCAGGGCGAGGATGCCGTCCCAGATTTTGACCGTCGGGGTGGAAAGCTCCATCATTTCTGACTGTTGCTGACGGATAAGCTTTTCCTTGATGTCGACCAAGCGGGTGACGGCGTGCATGCCGAGCTGATCAAGCAGGTCGGAGCTGGCCTGGGTCAGTTCGAGGACTTCCGCGGGGTTATCACGCAGATGCTCGGACAACAACCTGAACAGGGGCTTTTTCAGGGTGAAGATGGCGGCAGTGACCTGCTCGACGGAGAAGCCGCGCTCGATGCGGTCGTTGGTCAGACGTTCGAGAAAGAGGAGTGTCTGGTCGAGAAGGGGGGCATCTTCCCCGGCGGTCAGATCGGCCTCGAAGACGTTGAAGAAGTCTCCGGCGTCGTGTTGCAGATCGCTTAGTGAAATGAAGCGCTTCTTGTCGGCAAGAGCCTCCTGCTGCAGGGCGACCCAGTCGTCGACCAGCTGGTCTCTGTGCTTCTGGATCAGCAATGCCAGACGTTTCAATGCAGACATGGTTACCTCCTGTTTTATATGATTCAATGTTTGATTGGTTCGGCAGAAAGAAGCGACAGTTTAGCCTGAATCAGTGGGTTCATGGCGGATGAAGAGTGCAAGCGCTTGAGCTGAATGCGATTTTCAAAAATCTGAGGCGCACCCGAAGGTTCGCCGGTGATTTCCGGAAAGTGCAGACGAGTCAATGACTTGTGCTGTTCGTCGGCAATGAACTCACTTGATTCAGTGTTAAGATAACGCAAAATATTGGCAAAAGCCAAGGGGCAAGAGAAGAGAGCTGGATGATCTTTCACCGTGCCCGCAAGCAGACCTCGCATGTCTACGATGAAGAGGTCGCCAGGGATGTCTACCAAAACAACGGGGGTACGAAATTTGCCGGACGGGGATAACGAACCGACGATTACGGGCGCTTACTACAAACTTGCCAACTTGCAATCCTGACCCTGACCCTGACGGCTTCTGTCGGCTTGTACATCGCTCAGTAGCCCCGTCTCCTTTTGCGCACCCGATAAAGGCGTTCGGTAAAGCCGCCTTCTTTTTCAAAATCTTCCGCCAGCCGCATCACCTGTCGGTCGAGCAGGGCACAGGCCACCGCCAACAGCACCAGAGCCGCGTTGGCGGAAAGTTCGGGGTAGATGTGAGCGGACAGCGTGGACCGGGTGAACATGCTGGACTCGGCTGAATTCACCTGTCCACTCTTTCCAGACAGT contains:
- a CDS encoding STAS domain-containing protein, which produces MSALKRLALLIQKHRDQLVDDWVALQQEALADKKRFISLSDLQHDAGDFFNVFEADLTAGEDAPLLDQTLLFLERLTNDRIERGFSVEQVTAAIFTLKKPLFRLLSEHLRDNPAEVLELTQASSDLLDQLGMHAVTRLVDIKEKLIRQQQSEMMELSTPTVKIWDGILALPLIGTLDSARTQSIMESLLDMIVATSSTVAILDITGVPTVDTMVAQHILKTVAAARLMGAECLISGIRPQIAQTMVHLGVGFQDVTTKATLAEALAHAFALRGLTVRKRERE